In Gemmatimonadales bacterium, one DNA window encodes the following:
- a CDS encoding septum formation initiator family protein, with amino-acid sequence MTQKRWLFAAALVLALLFALQAGEYSTLDWLALRKDERAEARRVGELQGIVDSLTRYAHRVETDPELQERIAREQHGMLRPGEHAFILEDVPESKR; translated from the coding sequence GTGACGCAGAAACGCTGGCTCTTCGCCGCCGCGCTGGTACTCGCGCTGCTGTTTGCGTTGCAGGCGGGCGAGTACAGCACGCTCGATTGGCTGGCGTTGCGGAAGGACGAGCGGGCCGAGGCCCGCCGCGTCGGCGAGCTGCAGGGCATCGTCGACTCCCTGACACGGTACGCGCACCGGGTCGAAACCGACCCTGAGCTGCAGGAGCGGATTGCCCGGGAGCAGCACGGCATGCTGCGCCCGGGCGAGCATGCATTCATTCTGGAGGATGTGCCGGAGTCCAAACGCTAG
- the eno gene encoding phosphopyruvate hydratase, translating to MSTIIAVHGREIIDSRGNPTVEAEVVLASGVRGRAAVPSGASTGEHEAVELRDGDPKRYGGKGVLEAVKHVNEIIGPRLEGMAAEDQIAVDAEMMDTDGTVNKGKLGANAILAVSLAVARAAAEETGLPLYRYLGGPMARVLPVPMLNILNGGAHANNNVDAQEFMISPIGADSFADGLRMGVEVFHALKKVLTGMGLSTAVGDEGGFAPMLPSNEAALDVVMEAIRGAGYEPGRDLAICLDVAASELYDKASGEYVFKKGDKSRRSASDMVALYQRWVDRYPIVSIEDGLAEDDWDGWHELTERLGDRTQLVGDDLFVTNVDRLGRGIEEGTGNAVLIKVNQIGTLTETLQCIELAKSSSYGVVISHRSGETEDTFIADLAVATGAGQIKTGSASRTDRVAKYNQLLRIAEELGELGHYPGRDLYSL from the coding sequence ATGTCCACAATCATCGCAGTACACGGTCGGGAGATCATCGACAGTCGCGGCAATCCTACGGTAGAGGCCGAAGTCGTGCTGGCCTCGGGCGTCAGGGGCCGGGCCGCCGTTCCGAGTGGCGCATCGACGGGTGAGCACGAGGCGGTCGAGCTCCGCGACGGCGACCCCAAACGCTATGGTGGCAAGGGGGTACTCGAGGCAGTCAAACACGTCAATGAGATTATCGGTCCGCGGCTCGAGGGTATGGCGGCCGAGGATCAGATTGCCGTCGACGCTGAGATGATGGATACCGATGGCACGGTCAACAAGGGCAAGTTGGGCGCCAATGCGATCCTGGCCGTTTCCCTGGCGGTCGCGCGGGCCGCTGCGGAAGAGACCGGCTTGCCCCTCTATCGCTACCTGGGCGGTCCGATGGCGCGGGTCCTGCCGGTGCCGATGCTCAACATCCTGAACGGTGGTGCCCACGCGAATAACAACGTCGATGCGCAGGAGTTCATGATCTCACCGATTGGTGCGGACAGCTTTGCCGATGGCCTCCGGATGGGCGTCGAGGTATTCCATGCCTTGAAGAAGGTGCTGACCGGCATGGGGCTTTCGACCGCGGTCGGTGACGAGGGCGGCTTCGCCCCGATGCTGCCGTCGAACGAGGCGGCGCTCGACGTCGTGATGGAAGCGATCCGTGGCGCCGGCTATGAGCCCGGGCGTGATCTTGCCATCTGCCTCGATGTGGCCGCGTCGGAACTCTACGACAAGGCAAGCGGCGAGTACGTCTTCAAGAAGGGCGACAAGAGCCGGCGGTCGGCGAGCGACATGGTGGCGCTCTATCAGCGCTGGGTCGATCGGTATCCCATCGTCTCGATCGAGGACGGTCTGGCCGAGGACGACTGGGACGGCTGGCACGAACTGACCGAGCGCCTCGGTGACCGGACCCAGCTGGTGGGCGATGACCTCTTCGTGACCAACGTCGACCGGCTGGGGCGCGGTATCGAAGAGGGAACCGGCAATGCCGTTCTGATCAAGGTCAACCAGATCGGAACGCTGACCGAGACCCTCCAGTGCATCGAGTTGGCCAAGTCGAGTTCATACGGTGTCGTGATTTCCCATCGTTCCGGGGAAACCGAGGACACCTTTATTGCCGATCTCGCAGTGGCGACCGGAGCCGGGCAGATCAAGACGGGCAGCGCCAGCCGGACCGATCGGGTGGCCAAGTACAATCAGTTGCTTCGCATTGCGGAGGAACTGGGTGAGCTCGGACACTATCCGGGTCGGGACCTGTACTCCCTGTGA
- a CDS encoding 1-acyl-sn-glycerol-3-phosphate acyltransferase, translating to MKHLLYAVRYLVATAVFTTYYSARIMLALILRVKPEPGGVYDRIQQSYGRAMLASTGMSVRVEGLEHVAPGQPVVYISNHQSWVDIWALLAVLPGVLRFVFKKELSRVPLLGWAINTLGHVSIDRGNRGSAFASYDSAAEQIRGGVSAIVFAEGTRSSTGSLQSFKKGPFVLAISAQVPVVPVYCETYQRLPKGSLAPRPGIVRVRLGSPIATNGLDYAERDGLADRTREALLRLGAQP from the coding sequence ATGAAGCACCTCCTCTACGCTGTGCGGTACCTCGTCGCCACCGCGGTGTTCACGACGTACTACTCTGCCCGGATCATGCTCGCGTTGATACTCCGGGTCAAACCGGAGCCGGGCGGAGTCTACGACCGGATTCAGCAGTCCTACGGGCGAGCGATGCTGGCATCGACCGGCATGTCCGTCCGCGTCGAGGGGCTGGAGCATGTTGCCCCCGGGCAGCCAGTCGTCTACATCTCGAACCACCAGTCGTGGGTCGATATCTGGGCGCTCCTCGCGGTGCTGCCCGGCGTCCTGCGGTTCGTGTTCAAGAAAGAGCTTTCGCGGGTGCCGCTGCTGGGGTGGGCCATCAACACGTTGGGGCATGTGTCGATCGATCGCGGCAATCGCGGGTCGGCCTTTGCCTCGTATGATTCCGCGGCCGAGCAGATTCGCGGCGGGGTCTCCGCCATTGTGTTTGCCGAAGGCACCCGCAGTTCGACCGGGAGCCTCCAGTCGTTCAAGAAGGGACCCTTCGTCCTGGCGATTTCTGCGCAGGTACCAGTGGTGCCCGTCTACTGCGAGACGTACCAGCGTTTGCCGAAGGGCAGCCTCGCGCCTCGACCGGGGATCGTCAGGGTCCGGCTCGGCAGCCCGATTGCAACGAACGGCCTCGATTATGCGGAACGAGACGGGCTGGCCGATCGGACCCGGGAAGCCCTCTTGCGACTGGGTGCTCAGCCCTGA
- the thiL gene encoding thiamine-phosphate kinase, with protein sequence MTGTPLGGGGEFDRVRAIAAALGDDGRHLGDDCAFLPGGWCVSTDVSVDEVHFRRAWLDPEEIGWRATAAALSDLAAVGASAEAVLVAVVLPETDASDLLVALMQGSGGAAHLAGAQVVGGDLSRGAQLAVTVTVLGRSDHPVRRSGAQVGDGIWVTGALGGARGAFEAWRREREPAPTHRSRFARPEPRIAAGQWLAAHGASAMLDLSDGLAGDLGHLAAASGVALEVDLDGLPVDPSLGEIAGLCGEVPQLFAAVGGEDYELLVTLPLGFDAAGGLPDHLPLTRIGRVMAGSGVSLRLAGRPVRLDGFDHFR encoded by the coding sequence GTGACGGGGACTCCCCTGGGCGGCGGCGGCGAGTTCGATCGGGTGCGGGCCATTGCCGCGGCCTTGGGCGACGACGGCCGGCATCTCGGCGATGACTGCGCGTTTCTGCCCGGTGGGTGGTGCGTCAGCACCGACGTCAGCGTTGACGAGGTCCACTTCCGGCGCGCCTGGCTCGATCCGGAAGAGATCGGTTGGCGGGCGACCGCGGCGGCGCTGTCCGATCTCGCGGCGGTGGGAGCCTCGGCGGAGGCGGTTCTCGTCGCCGTTGTACTGCCAGAGACCGATGCATCCGACCTGCTGGTCGCGCTGATGCAGGGATCGGGAGGGGCCGCGCATCTGGCAGGTGCGCAAGTCGTGGGCGGCGACCTGAGTCGCGGTGCCCAGCTGGCCGTTACGGTGACGGTGCTTGGCAGGTCTGACCATCCGGTCCGTCGCTCCGGCGCTCAGGTCGGAGACGGCATCTGGGTCACCGGCGCTCTCGGCGGCGCTCGCGGTGCCTTCGAGGCATGGCGCCGTGAGCGCGAGCCTGCGCCGACGCACCGGAGTCGGTTTGCCCGGCCGGAGCCGCGAATTGCCGCAGGGCAGTGGCTGGCCGCGCATGGCGCCAGCGCGATGCTTGATCTCAGCGATGGTCTGGCCGGCGATCTCGGCCACCTGGCGGCCGCCAGCGGCGTTGCGCTGGAGGTCGATCTCGACGGGTTGCCGGTCGATCCGTCCTTGGGTGAGATCGCGGGGCTGTGCGGCGAGGTACCCCAGCTCTTCGCAGCGGTTGGTGGGGAGGACTACGAGTTGCTCGTCACGTTGCCGCTGGGATTCGATGCGGCTGGCGGTCTTCCGGACCATCTTCCCTTGACGCGTATCGGTCGCGTGATGGCGGGGTCTGGCGTTTCCTTGCGACTCGCAGGCCGTCCCGTCCGTCTCGATGGCTTCGACCATTTTCGATGA